Genomic window (Bradyrhizobium sp. 186):
GCCGGCCTGCTGCGGATCGCGACCAGTGGAATGGCAGCCGCGCCAGCCATGAAGCTGCGGCGCGAGATGGTGTGGCGCTGAACCGACATCGTTAGTCCTCCCCTGATGCTTTTGTGCGACGCCCTGTCGGCGCGCATATTCGTTGCCGCCGGCGCATGTCTTGCGGCGGCGGTGTCGTCAGAATCGCTTTGAAAGGGCCGTTCGAAGCCTTGCGTTCCTTCCCCCGGGCGGACTGGCTGCTGCGCCGTCCTGTTTCCTCTCGGCGCCCGTCTGTCGCGGGTTGCCTCAGGGAAGGAAACCTAGATCGCTGGTCATGGGCGACAATTGAATTATATTCGCCGTCACTTTAGCTGACCTAAAAGGTTTCCCGATGCAGATACCGTTCCGCGCCATTACCGTCTTCCACGCGGTGGCGCGCGCGGGCAGCATTTCGCGGGCGGCCGACGAATTGCGGGTGACGCCGTCGGCCGTCAGCCAGCAGATCCAGGCACTGGAGCTGCATCTCGGCACCGCACTGACCTCGCGGATCGGGCGCAACATTACGCTAACGGAGGCCGGCGAACGCTATTTCGAGATGATCAGCCGCGAGATCGAGCACATCGCCGACGTGACGCAGCATGTGCGCGGCATCCGCTCCGCGACCACATTGACCGTGCGCGCCGCACCGAGCGTGTCGAGCAAATGGCTACTGCCGCGGCTTGCGAGCTTCGTCGACGCCAATCCCGACATCGAATTGCGGCTCGACGGCACCAATGAACCGACCGATTTCCGCAAGGAGAATGTCGATCTGGAAATCCGCCATGGCGAAGGCGGCTGGCCCGGCCTGTTCGTCGAAAGCCTCGGCAAGGAGCGGTTCTTTCCGCTCTGCGCGCCGTCGTCCTTTGCGGCGGGCAGTCTCTCCGCCGAAGATCTGCTCAAGCAGCGGCTGATCCATTCGGTGAAATCGCAGCTGCAATGGCCGCGCTGGTTCATGGAGGCCGGTATCGAGTCGGCCGAGCGCTGGAAGCGCGTGCTGTTCGACCGCAGCCATATGGCGATCGACGCCGCCGTCGATGGCCTCGGCATCGGGCTCGAAAGCGAGCTCCTAGCCTGGCGCGAATTAAGCGATGGAAGGCTGGTTTGCCCGGTGCAGGACCCACCGGAGGTGACGCTCTCGACGCAATGGATCGTCTGTCCCCACGGCCATCTGCGCCACCGCAAGACCCGCACCTTCCTCGACTGGCTGCGGCGCGAGCGCGATAGCTGGCGCGAGCGAATTGTTTAGCGCGCCTACATCGTTGCAGCTGATAAACTGAATTGCCCTCGGATTCAGCGATGCCTAACGTTCCCTGCGAACAGGCGGACGTAACCGGACCTCACGGTTGCAACAACCCGCCGTTGTCAGAGGAACGTCAGGGAAATCCAAAAATGAATCTCCATCGCATGTTGCTGGAACGCAAGGCGGCCGGCAAGCCGGTCACCATCGGCCTGATCGGAGCCGGAAAATTCGGCCTGATGTTCCTGTCACAGGTGCGCCACACCGACGGCATGCATCTGGTCGGCGTCGCCGACCTGAACACGGCCCGCGCCCGCGCGCAGCTCAAGCTCGGCTGCTGGCCGGAAGAGCAATATGCCGCCACTAGCATCGACGACGCGCTCAGGCACGGCCGCACCGTCATCACCGACAACGCCGACGCCCTGATCACCCATCCCGCCATCGAGGTGATCATCGAGGCGACCGGCGATCCCGGTGCCGGCATCCGCTTCGCGATGAAGGCGATCGAGCACGGCAAGAACATCGTGATGGTCAATGTCGAGGCGGACGCTGTCGCAGGTCCCATCCTGGCGCGCAAGGCCAAACAGGCGGGCGTGGTCTATTCGCTGGCGTGGGGCGACCAGCCGGCGCTGATCGCCGATCACGTCGACTGGGCGCGCGCGGCCGGCTTCAAGGTTGTCGCCGCCGGCAAAGGCACGCGCTACCACCCGACCTATCACCAGTCGACGCCGGATACGGTCTGGGACATCCTCGACAAATACATGAAGATCAAGGACCGGAATTCGATCAACCCGAAGATGTTCAACTCCTTCGTCGATGGCACCAAGTCAGGCATCGAGATGACGGCGGTCTGCAACGCCACCGGGCTGCATGCGCAGAGCGAGGGCCTTTCCTTTCCGCCCGCCACCCGCTTCGAGCATGCCGAAATCTGCAAGCCGAAGTCGGACGGTGGCGTGCTGGAGAAATCTGGCGTCACCGAGGTCACCTCCTCGGTCTATCGCGACGGGACCGACGTGCCGCAGAGCCTCGTGATGGGCACCTATGTCGTGTTCGATACCGACAGCGCCTATTCGGAGGAATGCTTCCGCGAATACAGCATGCTGCCGGACAAGACCGGCAAATATGCCTCGCTGTACCGGCCGATCCACATGATCGGGCTCGAGCTCGGCATCTCCGTTGCCTCCGCAGCACTCCGCAAGGAGCCGACCGGCGCGCCGATCATGTTCAATTCGGACGTCGTCGCGACCGCCAAGCGCAAGCTGAAGGCTGGCGAGATGCTCGACGGCGAAGGCGGCTTCTGCGTCTGGGGCAAGCAGACCCCAGCGGACGCATCGCTCAAGCAGGGCTACCTGCCGCTCGGGCTTGCCCACCACGTCAAGCTCAAGACGGACATCGAGGAAGGTCAGCGCCTGAAATGGGCGGACGTGGAATACGATCCGGACAGCCTCGCCGTGCGAGTCCGCCGTGAGATGGAAGCGGCCTTCCGCCAACCGAACCGCGCCCCCTGAGTGAGCGGCCGTAGGCGTCCCCGCCTCCGCGACGGAAGGCCAAGAACGTTAGCTGAGGGGCTCCAGTCAGCCTCGAAATCGCGGGGGCCGCATTCTCGAAACAGAAGCGTGGGCTGTCCTCCGGTCCCGGTTGGTAGCGCGGAGCGCTACCAACCGCCGCTACAAGGATTCCTCGTTCTGACCAGCAGTTCCACGAAAGCGCGATGATGGGTGTGACGCCCGCGCCATTACATTTCCGCCCACGGTCGTAAAAATATCAAACGACAATTTCACTGCGAGAAGCTTCTCTGGATGTTCTGTCGAATGCAGACGTCCACCCCTTCCCTGTGGAACCCTGTAGGGTCAATCGGCGTGGCGAACTCGAGATTGACAGGCCGCGACTCAAGGCCGTCGCATGCGAGTGCTACAAGGTCATGAGCCGCAGGATCGACCGGATTTTTTCGCAGGAAAGCCGCGCGGCTTCTTCACGCCCCGCCGGCGCGAAACGACCGCCGGGCGCCGGATCCCGCGTTCGCCAAGACGGTCTCGTAGAGCCAAACCTCTCTGCCAAACCACTCGTGCGTCGCCGCACAAATCCGGCAATGGGTGCGCGAGAAGGACACAGCTCTGCAGCGAAACCGTTCGCCACCCGCCTCGATGCCCGCCGGAATGGCGCTTCCTCCGGGCACCTGGTCCTGATCTCCTCCAGCTTGGCGCCGCTTGCAGCAAGGACGGGCCGCCATCGGCTGGACCGCGCCTCTTCTTGCGGAGACGCTCGTGGAGCCGATCCGCGCGGCTGGTGGCTTCGATGTCAGACAGCCTATGCGAGGCCCCGGTTGAAACTCTTCTTAATCGGCGCGGCCGTTTCGGTCGCGACCCTCTGGACGAGCTCCCAAAGCTCCCGGTTCTGGGCGGAGGCGGCTTCGAACGACTTTCGGCTCTGGGCGGTCGACAGATTCACGAAATCGATTAGCGACCTGGTGTCCGCGAGCCGGGACAGGAATTCGAGGGTGGCGCTGGTATTGATGTTGGAGATCTCGATGACCTTCGCACCGTAGTCAGCGGCGCCCTTGGCGTTCATCGAACAGGCTTCGCGGAGAACGTCGCTGATCTCCTCGGAGGCTGCCTTTAACTTCTCGAAACCCTCCTTGGTCCGTGCGGTGCCCTGCTCGGAAAAACCGCCGAACAAGCCCTGGATGTTGAAAAAGGGTATGTCGAACTTGAGCTTTGCAGTTCCATTTGCCGTCTCATTCAGCGGATCGGCGTTCGTCTCGACTTTCACATTGGCATCATTCACGAGCATTCATCCTTTCAAGCGAAACCAGATAATGGATTGAAGACTCCCCCGACCGCTCCCGGCACGTGCTGCACCAGGAAACCAGTGCCCCTATTCTCGGCATGGTGGGATGCTACTGCGGATCAACCGCTCCCCCCGGCCGAAGCCAACTATGATCGATTAAAGTCCAGCCATCCGTTCGGACACTCGTTGAAATAATTCGATGTGTTGCCACCAGGTGGCGCGGACACGAGCTTTGCGTCTGTGAAGTTGCAACGACCGCTCACTTGCCCTCTGAGCTCGCTCGCTTTCCGAAGATAACCCGGCTTGCGCGAGTCGCGCTTCTCTTCTCGACCTACTCGGTCCCTGAGACTCTCAAGTTCTGCGAGTTGGGAAACAAGCGCTTCGAGGCGCTGGCGAAGAACAGCAGCAGGATTGTCCGCTCGAGCGCGGATGCTCATGGCAGATCTCCTAATCGATATGTCCGGGAGAATTCACCCAGTCTCGATAGCCGGGAAAAATATGCAATCGCTACGGACAAACGCGCACTAACATTTGGCATGCTGCGTCGCCAATAACGACGCGGCAGCGCGTTAAGAAAGAGCCAGGGTGCCCAGGCGCGCGGCACGCGCCCTTTCGGGCCAGGCTGTTCAGCATGCGACAACGGCGGGACGAGTCATGGTTTTGGGACAATCAACCGGGCCTCCAGCTCTGGTCAACTCGCGCGAATTGCCGCCGCAGCATCCGGCGTGCCTAGCCGCCTACTGGGCACAGCGCGCGCTGATGCAATGCGCCGTGAGAAGGATGCGCTAATGCGCAGATCCGGTTGCGCTCGTAACTTGAGTGGTGGGTCGCTCGCAATCGGGCTTGCGCTTCCGCTCATCGTCGTCTTCATCTGCACAATCGACGCCTCCAGATGCAATTGGACTTTCAGAGCTCCCGCCGGTCGCAAAAGGCCCTTTACCGCCGCCCCCCCCTCCACCACCGGATCCGCCACCGCCGGACGTCCCTCCAGCACCAGATGACCCACCACGGCGACCGCCAGATGCTCCACCACCTCCGGGGGATCCGCTACCAGAGCCAGAGGTCCCCGACGCTGCCGCGGACGAGCGATCGTTGTCGAAGAATGACTGGCCCCTGTCGTCGCCAGGCGTTGCTCCGTTCAGTCCGCCCGAACGCGCAATGGCTGTCGAGGTCAGGGAGGTCGACAGAAGCAGGGTCATGACGGGGGGCGTCACGGCCGCGAATCTTCCGCAGGTTTTTAAGAATGCCCGCCGGTCGTCATCTTCATTGCCGTCCCGGGTCACGATGCGCTCTCCACGATTTAAATATTTATTTATCACTATTATATATTAAATCCACCCTCAACCAAGACTTTTGTTTAAATGACGGGAGTTATTTAGCGTGCGCCGGCCGGGCAGCTCGCCGCCATTTTCCACGCCCGTCGAAATTCCTGGGGTATCTGCGGCGCAGAGGCTCGAATCTCGACTTGCACTTCAGTATTTAATATAGTTATTTCTGATTTATCATTGAAGGCAACCCGCGACTGCAACGGATCATTGCCATGCCACTGCAATTTCATCGGCCCGTCGAGGACATGGAGATATGGAGCGCGAGCAGCGATGGCTTCTCGTTTGTGATCAGCTTCGGGAGCCCCACCGGTCCGGGCTTTCACGGACGTTCCGGCTATTTGGCGAGTTGGCGACCGCTCTACGAGAACAATGGTGCGATCAAGATCACCGGCTCGCCCTTCCGAACGTTGGCCGAGGCCGAAGGGGCCTGCGGCAACATGGTTGAGCATCTGGCCGCGGTAACCGACCCTCGCCGCTCGGAGGTGTAGCGAGGTTAACGGCAACAATATCCAATCAAGTGGGATTTGCAGCTAACGCGTACGTTCCGGAAGGACGCTGTTGCGCTTGACGTCCTCGTCATTTCGAACTGCCGGATCCCGTTGTAGCAGGCCGGAGGGGTCGAGTTCACGTGGCGCTGCACGCTGCTCGTTTTGCGAAATCGCCAATGCCGCGAGAACTGTACGATTGCTGATATCCAGCTTCTGGAAGATGTGATGAAGGTGGACTTTGATCGTACCGTCGGAAATGTTCAGGCGACGCCCGATCTCCTTGTTGGACAGCCCCTCCGATACGAGGCGCATGATCTGCCGCTCCCGGTCCGTCAGTTGTGTCAGGGACTTCTCCTCACCTGCGCGAGGCTCCTCACTGACCTCCCCACCAGTGCTCGGCGAGCGCGATGCCAGTCCTTGGCTCTGTGCAACCTTCCGCAGGGTCGCGACCAGCATCTCCGGCTTCGCATCCTTGGTGAGGACCACGCAGGCGCCGTCCGCGGCCTGCCTTTGCAACTCGCGATCGACGGCCTTACCGGCGAAGAAAATGACCAGGGTGCCCAGGCCCGCGGTGTTTGCGAGAGCAAGGAGGTCCGGTCGGCTGATGTCGGGCATTGCAATATCGACGAGCGCAATGTCCGGCACAAGAAGTCGGATTGCCTCAATGCAGCTTGCAGCATCGCCGCAGGAGCCCACGATCGTAAAATCGTGCTGCGTCGCAAGGACGCTGCTGATCCCCTGCAAAACGATCGGATGCCGATCCGCGATGACAATTCTGATGCGGCGCATGCTTCCCTTGCCTATTGCTAACAACCCCCCGTGCGGCAGTTTAATCCAACGTTCTCTCTAGAGACGCGCGCGGGAGGCATAACGAATCCGTTCTGCCAAAACGTCGCACCGCCAAGTCCGCCACGGCACGTATCGGCAACGCTTGATGGCTGCGTCACCGTAACTCGCTTAGAGAATGCGTGCAGCACCGTAAGAATGCGGAGTTCCAAGGAAAATCCGAAACGCCAATTCATCGACGAAACAGCGATTCTTCAGCAATTCTGGATAGATTCGATCTATAAATTCTTTCACAGATTGTATTGGTGCAGTGATCGGCTGCTTTGTTAGCATGGCTAACTCCTCACCGGCCACTTATTACAAACGATATATAGGGACATTCACGATTCAAATCTAACATTCAACAAAGTTTCACCGGAGCGAGGCAACCTGAAAAGCCTCGACCCAGAGCAGAGGAGGCGCAAAAAAGTAATACTATTCATCAAGACCAAGACGAGGACTGGTCACCAGGGCATGAGGGCACCGAATTTTTCCCAGCCACATGATCTGACATCTCGAACGATAACTGTTCTGCTTCAGTAATAGCACCGATGAAAACCTGGTCCGCAAAGTTGGGCGGCATTTTTGTTAACCCAGCAACCTCAATGCGCATCACGGTCATCGTTGATAATGAGTAGGTGGTCACATGTATTCTTCGATTGTTTTGCGTCAAACGCATGAGGCTCTAATCGTTCAATTCACCGAATTGCAGAATTTACGTAGTCGCGTGTTGATGGCCGAGCAGAGATTGCTTGGCCCAATGCGAAGAGTCCAGCGGCGGAGAGCGGCTGGGAGGCGACCGCTCGGTCGGAGGCACGGAGCCGGCCGGTAGCACCAAGAGCGCCGCGTTGCACACTGGCGGCCTACGCGCGAGCCGATGGTGCTTGCCCGACCCGGGCTCGACCTGATAATCCCCCCTTCTATTTCAAATCGGAAGTAGTGGGGACGGCTTCCATGGAGAAGGACGACTGGGCATCGGGGACCACAGCCGAGCTGTGGCGGCTTTACGATGAGGTAACGACTGTTCTTAGTCGGAGAATGACCGCGGAAAAAGCCAAGCTCGAAGAGCGGCTTCGCAGGATAGACGGCACTGCCGGCGTCCAGAACGAGGAACGTGCGCGCCGCCCCTACCCGCCTGTGCTGCCGAAGTATCAGAACCCGAAAGACCCATCCGAAACCTGGTCCGGTCGCGGTAAGCAGCCCCGATGGCTGAAAGCGCAGCTTCGGGCCGGCAAGAAGCTGAACGATCTACTGATCAACCGCTCATCCGGGCAAAGGCGCCGCCGGACCGGATGAGCCCCGGCCGTCGCCACGACGGCGTTCACACCGCAATGGCGCGCCTGTCCGTTTGACCGCAACCTTTAGCGATCGCGATCTTCTTTACCGTTAGGACTGCCGTCACCGCCGCCATTGCCGAAGCCATTGTTGCCATGCACAATATTACCGCCTGAACTGGCTATGGCGGATGAAGTCAGTGAGGTGGACAGCAACAGCGTCATAGCTGGAGGGGTAACGGCGGCAAATTTTCCGCAGCTCTTCAAGAACTCACGACGATCTTCGCCGTCGGTATCAAGGTGGGTCATCGGGATCATCCTACAACAATCCAGCCTATCTTCAAAAATAAACCAAAATAGTCGCAGCACAACTGAAATATATGTTAATTTAACAATTTAATTTCTCGAACCCTCGATCACAGTGTGTATCGGACCCGCAAAGCGACAGATTGAAGAACATTCCTACCCCAGGACGCACACGTCGAGCCAGATCCGCCGAGGTCGACCGCCATGCGCGGCGACTCGAGGCGCTTAAGCACCTCCGGCCTCGCCCTACGCCTTCTCGGACATAGAGGGCGCGTGATCCCAGTTACGATGCCCCATATTTTTGACATTTATTCCAATCCGATCAATTATCCATTTTAACTAGACTGTTTAAGTTGGGATTATCTTCGCTCATAACCCTATTCAGCGCACGACGAGCTCAGGCCAGCTCGATTACATATGCCGCACACAAAAGCACCGCGAATTCTCAAGCCCCGAACACGAAAGGCAGTTTATGACCGGAACCGAGGCCGGAGCAGCATTCAGGCACCTGCGACCAGGATTCTCACTGCCGCGTCTGCGAGCCCTGATGAGCCGTGCCGTTACGGAAACTCGCTTAGACCTTTCGGGACTAACAGTTCTCACCGAAGCTGCGACCGGCGCGTATGCCGTGACGGCCGTCCTCGCAGCGATGGCCGGAGGCAAGCGCGTCTATGCCTTCACGAGACCTACGCGGCACGGCACACCAGCTGACGCCAGGCAACAGACTCTGGAGCTTGCAGATTCGGCCGGCGTGGCCGATCGCATCGAAGTCTTGGAGCAGATCACCCCGGATATCCTCCATCAAACGGATATTGTAACCAACAGCGGCCATCTTCGGCCTCTTACCGCTGCGCTCATTGATAAGCTACCAAGGGAGGCCGTCATTGCCTTGATGTTTGAGGCTTGGGAATTTCGCCCCGAGGACCTCGACATGGAAGCATGCTTACGGCGCGGAATTCCGATTGTCGGCGTGAACGAACGCCACCCGTCAGTCGATGTCTTCTCGTTTCTCGGTCCGCTGTGCGTGAAGCAACTCCACGATTGCGGTTTATCCGCTTACAAGAACCGCATTGCTGTGCTGTGTGACAACGACTTTGTTGGCCCGCTCCGCGCCGGTCTCGCGAGCTCTGGAGCGAGCGTGGACACGTTTGACAACGTCCAGGCTGTGTATCGCGACGAGTGGGACGCAATCATCGTCGCGCTGCGACCGGCGGCTGAGCCTCGTATCGGTTCGCCGGAAGCAATACACCTCGCGGCTTGCGCGCCCCCCGGTGCCATTGTCGTGCAGTTTTGGGGCGACATGGACCGGACCGTATTGTCAGCAAATGGATTGGGCGTTTGGCCAACAGCGCCTCCGGGATTGGGGCACATGGGCATTCTCCTGTCGGAGATTGGCCCTGAACCGGTCGTGAGACTGCAGGCAGGCGGCCTCCGCGCGGCTGAGTGCGTTCGGCGCAGCAGAACTGTTTCGACTGACGGATTCGCGCAGATTGTTACTGAGACCACCCCGACCGAGCTTCCGCCAATTCACACTAGGTCCTCGCCTCGATAAGCTCGATGAGCGTGCGCGTCCCGGAGGCTAGAAACACGATACGACGCATGTCGAACGCGACTGCAGGCGCAGGTGACGATACGGGAAGATACTGCCGCGCCCTGAAGTAAGCGATTGCATCGTCGAGTTGGCTCACTTCGTAAGCAAGATGATAAAATTTGCTGCCGCGCTTCAAAATACCCTCCACTGGCGATTGTGCGCCAGCCGGCTCGATCAATTCCAGGCGGGGACCGCCGCCTGACACGAACTGAATCCGAACCTGCTGGATCGGATCCTCAAATATAGGTCCTTCGGGCCGGTAGCCAGCTATCGCGAGTTCCGGTAGCTCAACCGCAATCTGTCGGCACGCCATTCCCAAATGATGAAAATGCAAATCCATCTGCTATTCCTCCGTCCATCTGCTACTCCTCCTTCCGTTGCGAGCTCAATAGCCACGCGTGCGTCGGGCCGGCGGATTGCTAGGCAAGAAAGAAGCCCTCGGCAGGAGCTAGAAATACCAGAGCTGTCGAGGTCTTTGCGACCACTCGCATTAAACAACACGAATTTCTGTCGGGCGCCCTCGCAGATAACAAGAAGCAAAGGGTCGGCGATCAACGCCCGGCCAATGAGGTGCTCCTGGACAGACAACAGGCTCCATCTTGTGAATCCGTCGCCTCCAGAAGCGCCGATACACTGCTCCCGCTAGTCTGGCGGAGTTGGTCGCGGCAGCTAACTTTCGCGCGCATCCAGGAGCAGCGCCGACCAGGCCTGTTTCAACCGCGGATAGTCTTCCCGCGACATCCGAAACGTAATTACGTCGTCGCCATTCCACCAAGCGTTGGGCGAGATCTTTTCGACTTGGAAACCCAGGCGAATATGGAAGTTCTTCGCGGGAGCATTCCTGCTTTGCACGTTGGCCACGACGGTTGAAAGCCCTAGCTGAGCGAACGCGAACGCGAAAAGCAGATCGAAAACCTCGACCAGAAAGAGGCGCGCACCCGGATCGACGATCAATCGCGCCACCTCGCCGCATTTCGCCACGAGATCTAGGTTCGCAAGGGCGATGCTGCCGGCCGGTTTTTTCGAGCGCTTGAACTCGGCAATGAAATAGTAGTCGTCCGCCCTAGCCTGGTAGTTTCGGAAAAACTCTTCCTGCTGGGTCAACGTCAGCTTTTCTCGGGTCATGAACTTGCCGAGAACGGGATCGTTCCGCCAAGCGACGATTTGCGCGGAGTCCTCCAGCCGGATCTCTCGCAGGGCCAAGTTATTTCCCTCCGGAAGCCGTTGGAGATTCTCAGCCTTGGTGGAAAGGGTGGCCAAGCCCGGCGGCTCCAATCCCATATGCGCCGTCATCTATTCATTATACCTTAATTCGAGGCATTTAAATATATTTAATTGACCTGAACGCTAGCATTATTTAGGTTGAGTGACAATCAAATGATGCTGCTTTCCTTGGTGGAGGTTCGCTATTCTCGCTGCTGCACCCGTCTTGCCGGACCGGCACGTAAATGATGCCGAACTCAAGTCCTTGGCGCTATCCGGCGATGCCGCGTTCTGGGGACACCTCGCCGCCCGCTCGCGGCAAGCGGCGAGTTTTTCCGAACTGTTCTTTCTGTCGACGCTTCGAAAAAAGGCGAAGCTACCTACGACCGAAAGTGTCCAGCCAAAGCTCCGCCTCGCCTTGATCGGCGGCTACAACCTGTATCCGCTGCACGAACTGGTTGCACATCTCTTGGCTATTCGTGGTGTCGAGTGCGAACGCTTCCTCGGCGGGTACGATAATTTCGTCTCGGAAATCCTCGACGGCTCAAGCCCATTGTACGCCTTCAAGCCGGATCTCGCCTTCATTCTGCCGAACGCGAGTCACTGCCGGTTTTCCGGCTCGCTCCTCGATGCCGTGGAGCATCAGCGCGAAGCTGCAGTTGGCGCCGCGGAGCACCTCCTCAACCTCGCTCTGACTCTGATCGAGCGCTCGGATGCGGCGGTGATTCTCGCCAATCTTGCGCTGCCCGGCGACCTCGATCTCGGCTCGTTTCGTTCACGCACGCTTGTCGCCGATTGGAGTTTCCGCAAGGCGGTAAACCTTGAGCTCGGGCTCCGGGCCCCGGCGGGGGTGCAAATCTGCGACGTCGAGTTCCTCTCGGCACGCCGAGGGATCACGGCCGCGGAGGATGCGCGAGCGTGGTACGAATCGAAGCAGCCCGGCTCACCTGATTTTCTAGTGGACGTCGCGCAAGAGCTAAGCCATCTGATCGCCTCCCGCAAGCAAGGCCCCAAGAAGGTGCTGGCCGTCGATCTGGATCACACGCTATGGGGCGGCGTGATCGCGGAGGATGGTATCGAGGGAATCGAGCTTGGCGACTCTTCTCCCCGCGGCGAAGCTTTCAAGGCCTTCCAGAAGTACCTCCTTGCGCTTTCCGAACGCGGCGTCCTGCTTGCGGTATGCAGCAAGAACGACCATGCGCGTGCGGTCGAGGTCTTCGAGAGGCATCCCGAGATGGTTCTCCGCCTGGAGCACTTCGCGGCCTTCAAAGCCAACTGGGATCCGAAGTCCGACAACTTGCAGCGGATCGCGGATGAGCTCCGCGTTGGCCTGGACAGCTTCGTCTTCGCCGATGACAACCCGGCCGAGATCGAGATCGTGCGCCAGTTTCAGCCCCTGGTCGAAGGCGTGCTCCTCGGGCCGGACCCCGCCGAATTCATCGGTCGCCTTCAGGCCGGACGCCAT
Coding sequences:
- a CDS encoding LysR substrate-binding domain-containing protein, with translation MQIPFRAITVFHAVARAGSISRAADELRVTPSAVSQQIQALELHLGTALTSRIGRNITLTEAGERYFEMISREIEHIADVTQHVRGIRSATTLTVRAAPSVSSKWLLPRLASFVDANPDIELRLDGTNEPTDFRKENVDLEIRHGEGGWPGLFVESLGKERFFPLCAPSSFAAGSLSAEDLLKQRLIHSVKSQLQWPRWFMEAGIESAERWKRVLFDRSHMAIDAAVDGLGIGLESELLAWRELSDGRLVCPVQDPPEVTLSTQWIVCPHGHLRHRKTRTFLDWLRRERDSWRERIV
- a CDS encoding Gfo/Idh/MocA family oxidoreductase, coding for MNLHRMLLERKAAGKPVTIGLIGAGKFGLMFLSQVRHTDGMHLVGVADLNTARARAQLKLGCWPEEQYAATSIDDALRHGRTVITDNADALITHPAIEVIIEATGDPGAGIRFAMKAIEHGKNIVMVNVEADAVAGPILARKAKQAGVVYSLAWGDQPALIADHVDWARAAGFKVVAAGKGTRYHPTYHQSTPDTVWDILDKYMKIKDRNSINPKMFNSFVDGTKSGIEMTAVCNATGLHAQSEGLSFPPATRFEHAEICKPKSDGGVLEKSGVTEVTSSVYRDGTDVPQSLVMGTYVVFDTDSAYSEECFREYSMLPDKTGKYASLYRPIHMIGLELGISVASAALRKEPTGAPIMFNSDVVATAKRKLKAGEMLDGEGGFCVWGKQTPADASLKQGYLPLGLAHHVKLKTDIEEGQRLKWADVEYDPDSLAVRVRREMEAAFRQPNRAP
- a CDS encoding phasin, with amino-acid sequence MLVNDANVKVETNADPLNETANGTAKLKFDIPFFNIQGLFGGFSEQGTARTKEGFEKLKAASEEISDVLREACSMNAKGAADYGAKVIEISNINTSATLEFLSRLADTRSLIDFVNLSTAQSRKSFEAASAQNRELWELVQRVATETAAPIKKSFNRGLA
- a CDS encoding response regulator transcription factor, with the protein product MRRIRIVIADRHPIVLQGISSVLATQHDFTIVGSCGDAASCIEAIRLLVPDIALVDIAMPDISRPDLLALANTAGLGTLVIFFAGKAVDRELQRQAADGACVVLTKDAKPEMLVATLRKVAQSQGLASRSPSTGGEVSEEPRAGEEKSLTQLTDRERQIMRLVSEGLSNKEIGRRLNISDGTIKVHLHHIFQKLDISNRTVLAALAISQNEQRAAPRELDPSGLLQRDPAVRNDEDVKRNSVLPERTR
- a CDS encoding H-NS histone family protein; translated protein: MEKDDWASGTTAELWRLYDEVTTVLSRRMTAEKAKLEERLRRIDGTAGVQNEERARRPYPPVLPKYQNPKDPSETWSGRGKQPRWLKAQLRAGKKLNDLLINRSSGQRRRRTG
- a CDS encoding VOC family protein, with the protein product MDLHFHHLGMACRQIAVELPELAIAGYRPEGPIFEDPIQQVRIQFVSGGGPRLELIEPAGAQSPVEGILKRGSKFYHLAYEVSQLDDAIAYFRARQYLPVSSPAPAVAFDMRRIVFLASGTRTLIELIEART
- a CDS encoding GNAT family protein, with product MATLSTKAENLQRLPEGNNLALREIRLEDSAQIVAWRNDPVLGKFMTREKLTLTQQEEFFRNYQARADDYYFIAEFKRSKKPAGSIALANLDLVAKCGEVARLIVDPGARLFLVEVFDLLFAFAFAQLGLSTVVANVQSRNAPAKNFHIRLGFQVEKISPNAWWNGDDVITFRMSREDYPRLKQAWSALLLDARES
- a CDS encoding HAD-IIIC family phosphatase, translating into MIGGYNLYPLHELVAHLLAIRGVECERFLGGYDNFVSEILDGSSPLYAFKPDLAFILPNASHCRFSGSLLDAVEHQREAAVGAAEHLLNLALTLIERSDAAVILANLALPGDLDLGSFRSRTLVADWSFRKAVNLELGLRAPAGVQICDVEFLSARRGITAAEDARAWYESKQPGSPDFLVDVAQELSHLIASRKQGPKKVLAVDLDHTLWGGVIAEDGIEGIELGDSSPRGEAFKAFQKYLLALSERGVLLAVCSKNDHARAVEVFERHPEMVLRLEHFAAFKANWDPKSDNLQRIADELRVGLDSFVFADDNPAEIEIVRQFQPLVEGVLLGPDPAEFIGRLQAGRHFEPRNVTEEDLERTAQYRQERRRTELAASVTDMPAYLASLEMRGTIKEFDSLDLPRIAQLIARSNQFNLTTVRRSETDIQGLLRRPDYRCFTMRLEDRFGDSGLISVVIAKIEGGVFVLDTWLMSCRVLKRQVEDEIMNEIFRLAEVAGCARVRGIYLPTAKNGIVASIYEEFGFVHTEDSAARKEFELKVEKYQRRSTKIRVTRRAYEAS